The following coding sequences lie in one Halorarum halophilum genomic window:
- a CDS encoding DUF7344 domain-containing protein, protein MASSSTVETVGEESGAVDADDDRRTDGNASPVGSSGDTEEPSDLPSDVVFGLLSAERRRNVLRYLHETDGEATIGEVAEYVGAEENGIEERRLSSTQRKRAYVGLYQNHLPKLDDANVIDYERARGTIELGEGAEQLFPHLYLDSTDPEGGDSGDEVATSNWLDVLRARIRDLIPF, encoded by the coding sequence ATGGCATCATCATCGACGGTCGAGACGGTGGGGGAGGAATCGGGGGCGGTCGACGCCGACGACGACCGGCGCACGGACGGTAACGCGTCACCGGTAGGGTCATCGGGCGACACGGAGGAGCCGAGCGACTTGCCGAGCGACGTCGTCTTCGGGTTGCTGTCGGCCGAACGGAGGCGCAACGTGCTCAGGTATCTGCACGAGACCGACGGGGAGGCCACCATCGGCGAGGTCGCCGAGTACGTCGGCGCGGAGGAGAACGGGATCGAGGAGCGTCGTCTCTCCTCGACGCAGCGTAAGCGCGCGTACGTCGGGCTGTACCAGAACCACCTCCCGAAACTGGACGACGCGAACGTGATCGACTACGAACGAGCGCGGGGGACCATCGAACTCGGGGAGGGGGCGGAGCAACTGTTCCCCCACCTGTACCTCGATTCGACGGACCCGGAGGGGGGCGACTCGGGGGACGAGGTCGCGACGTCGAACTGGCTCGACGTGCTCCGGGCCAGAATACGGGATCTGATCCCGTTCTGA
- a CDS encoding DUF5802 family protein, with translation MFERFSSGYYLGSLYVQPRGEDEAAIRRDDHERVNEQLYATGDGVERLDNPLVMKVGTRHYPVVGDDDVPTGTLALPADAVPDDLEGKLPGRREVFLANAERASDLLQYTGWDGESSA, from the coding sequence ATGTTCGAACGATTCTCAAGCGGATACTACCTCGGGAGCCTGTACGTCCAGCCCCGGGGCGAGGACGAGGCGGCTATCAGGCGCGACGACCACGAGCGGGTCAACGAACAGCTCTACGCCACCGGGGACGGCGTGGAGCGCCTCGACAACCCGCTCGTGATGAAGGTCGGAACGCGCCACTATCCGGTCGTCGGCGACGACGACGTCCCCACCGGAACGCTCGCGCTTCCGGCGGACGCGGTGCCGGACGACCTCGAGGGGAAGCTCCCCGGCCGTCGCGAAGTGTTCCTCGCGAACGCGGAGCGCGCGAGCGACCTGCTCCAGTACACCGGCTGGGACGGGGAGTCGAGCGCGTAA
- a CDS encoding aldo/keto reductase translates to MPSFHRFGQGTYKLEGEQCAESVETALDLGYRHVDTAQSYDNEEYVGEALAASDVDREDVFVATKLATGNLAYDDAVETARESAEKLGVDTIDLLYVHWPIDTYDAEETCRALDDLVDEGLVRHVGLSNFMPDQLEEARGNLDAPIFAHQVECHPLLQQDELREFAREDDHWLVAYSPIARNQVADVPELREIAEKHDVTPAQVSLAWLLAKENVAAIPKATGEDHIRENLAATDLDLDDEDIAAIDDLSESNRIVDFEEAPWNA, encoded by the coding sequence ATGCCGTCGTTCCACCGGTTCGGTCAGGGGACCTACAAGCTCGAAGGTGAGCAGTGCGCCGAGAGCGTCGAGACCGCGCTCGACCTCGGCTACCGCCACGTTGACACGGCCCAGAGCTACGACAACGAGGAGTACGTCGGCGAGGCGCTGGCCGCGTCCGACGTGGACCGCGAGGACGTGTTCGTCGCGACGAAGCTCGCGACGGGCAACCTCGCCTACGACGACGCGGTCGAGACCGCCCGCGAGAGCGCCGAGAAGCTCGGCGTCGACACCATCGACCTCCTCTACGTCCACTGGCCGATCGACACCTACGACGCCGAGGAGACCTGCCGCGCCCTCGACGACCTCGTCGACGAGGGGCTCGTCCGCCACGTCGGCCTGTCGAACTTCATGCCCGACCAGCTGGAGGAGGCACGCGGCAACCTGGACGCACCCATCTTCGCCCACCAGGTCGAGTGCCACCCGCTGCTCCAGCAGGACGAGCTCCGCGAGTTCGCCCGCGAGGACGACCACTGGCTCGTCGCGTACTCCCCCATCGCGCGCAACCAGGTCGCCGACGTACCCGAACTCCGGGAGATCGCCGAGAAGCACGACGTCACGCCGGCGCAGGTCAGCCTCGCGTGGCTGCTCGCGAAGGAGAACGTCGCCGCCATCCCGAAGGCGACGGGCGAGGACCACATCCGCGAGAACCTGGCGGCGACCGACCTCGACCTGGACGACGAGGACATCGCCGCCATCGACGACCTCTCGGAGTCCAACCGGATCGTGGACTTCGAGGAAGCGCCGTGGAACGCGTGA
- a CDS encoding MATE family efflux transporter yields MGDRRERVLAIWQRTFSLSWPIAVQQTLNTLMRTVDVVVTGLFSPAAVAAVGLADLYAQIPLRMGLGLGTGAIALSSQDTGRGADTARDQAITQALLIGFLAGLPLIVAGLTLAAPLIAVLGAESEVVRMGGRYLAIVFAAAPMRIIGLVGARSLQGTGDTRTPMFVNGTANGINILSTVGLGLGLGPLPDLGIVGVGLANAISRTFEAVVMTAAIANRRTDLSLARPTDLTITRQLVAVSLPTFAEGMSTSLSNFPFNALLLTFGTEVNAAYHIGRRIYQQLGGPLYRSYSTASSIVVGQTLGEGKPEEARFSGVAITALSVLTLGLAGVVLFAGAGRIARVFTSDPETLEYAVTFTRVFGVSMLSFGVFSPIAGSLRGAGDTRTPLYARLSGTVLFMLGFAYVVGITFDYGLPGVYAGIALSYAWWALVVTGGFLWGGWADKAAEMMAERADVSD; encoded by the coding sequence ATGGGCGATCGCCGGGAGCGCGTGCTCGCCATCTGGCAGCGGACGTTCTCGCTCTCGTGGCCGATCGCCGTCCAGCAGACGCTGAACACGCTGATGCGGACGGTCGACGTCGTCGTGACCGGTCTCTTCTCGCCGGCAGCCGTCGCCGCGGTCGGGCTCGCGGACCTCTACGCGCAAATCCCGCTGCGGATGGGTCTCGGGCTCGGAACCGGCGCGATCGCGCTCTCCAGCCAGGACACCGGGCGGGGCGCCGACACCGCGCGCGACCAGGCGATCACCCAGGCGCTCCTCATCGGGTTCCTGGCCGGCCTCCCGCTGATCGTCGCCGGGCTCACGCTCGCAGCCCCGCTCATCGCGGTCCTCGGCGCCGAATCGGAGGTCGTCAGGATGGGTGGCCGCTACCTCGCGATCGTCTTCGCGGCCGCGCCGATGCGCATCATCGGGCTCGTCGGCGCCCGGTCGCTGCAGGGGACCGGCGACACGCGCACGCCGATGTTCGTCAACGGGACCGCGAACGGAATCAACATCCTCTCGACCGTCGGTCTCGGGCTCGGCCTGGGGCCGCTCCCGGACCTCGGCATCGTCGGCGTCGGGCTGGCGAACGCGATCAGTCGCACGTTCGAGGCCGTCGTCATGACGGCCGCCATCGCGAACCGTCGGACCGATCTCTCGCTCGCTCGGCCGACGGATCTCACGATCACGCGCCAGCTGGTGGCCGTGAGCCTGCCCACCTTCGCCGAGGGGATGAGCACGTCGCTCTCGAACTTCCCGTTCAACGCCCTGTTGCTCACCTTCGGGACGGAGGTCAACGCGGCCTACCACATCGGCCGCCGGATCTACCAGCAGCTCGGCGGTCCGCTGTATCGCTCCTACAGCACCGCCTCCAGCATCGTCGTCGGCCAGACCCTCGGAGAGGGCAAGCCGGAGGAGGCGCGGTTCTCCGGCGTCGCCATCACGGCGCTGAGCGTCCTCACGCTGGGGCTCGCCGGGGTCGTCCTCTTCGCCGGCGCCGGGAGGATCGCCCGGGTCTTCACGAGCGACCCCGAAACCCTCGAGTACGCCGTCACGTTCACCCGCGTCTTCGGGGTCTCGATGCTCTCCTTCGGCGTGTTCTCCCCCATCGCCGGCAGCCTCCGGGGCGCGGGTGACACGCGGACCCCCCTCTACGCCCGGCTCAGCGGGACGGTCCTGTTCATGCTCGGCTTCGCCTACGTGGTCGGCATCACCTTCGACTACGGACTCCCCGGGGTGTACGCCGGGATCGCGCTGAGCTACGCCTGGTGGGCGCTGGTGGTCACGGGCGGGTTCCTGTGGGGCGGGTGGGCGGACAAGGCCGCGGAGATGATGGCCGAGCGGGCGGACGTCTCCGACTGA
- a CDS encoding Vms1/Ankzf1 family peptidyl-tRNA hydrolase yields the protein MLDRLLGRAGLKARVEELEDERDSLRGRLEGEEERRREAVHRRQDAEERVNELEHRIEELEDRVERAETDDDVPEFRGTEELRGARLDSVLRRLRSVEAGAEGALSAMVTGDEVPEAVRDQFGERAPLARSAAPTLVYRDDAGVVSCALDPALPPERFCEWSDGFRVERSWFRPTGRLAFALARSDTFALGVYEDAERVEYEGFTTDVMSEHDKGGYSQARFERLRQEQVDEHLDRCREALDCAEADRLILVGERTVLTELRDLADHTAGSDATGDPEEALDDAFEGFWTATLHLL from the coding sequence ATGCTCGACCGACTCCTCGGGCGCGCCGGGCTGAAAGCGCGCGTCGAGGAACTGGAGGACGAACGCGACAGTCTCCGCGGACGGCTGGAGGGGGAGGAGGAGCGACGCCGCGAGGCCGTTCACCGACGTCAGGACGCCGAGGAGCGCGTCAACGAGCTCGAACACCGGATCGAGGAGCTGGAGGACAGGGTCGAACGCGCCGAGACGGACGACGACGTCCCCGAGTTCCGCGGCACCGAGGAGCTCCGCGGCGCCCGGCTCGACTCGGTGCTCAGGCGGCTCCGGAGCGTCGAGGCCGGCGCCGAGGGCGCGCTCTCGGCGATGGTGACCGGCGACGAGGTGCCCGAGGCAGTTCGGGACCAGTTCGGTGAGCGGGCGCCCCTGGCCCGCAGCGCGGCGCCGACGCTGGTCTACCGCGACGACGCCGGCGTCGTCTCGTGCGCACTCGACCCGGCGCTCCCGCCCGAGCGGTTCTGCGAGTGGAGCGACGGGTTCCGCGTCGAGCGGTCGTGGTTCCGGCCGACGGGGCGGCTGGCGTTCGCGCTCGCCCGGTCGGACACGTTCGCACTCGGCGTGTACGAGGACGCCGAGCGGGTGGAGTACGAGGGGTTCACGACCGACGTGATGAGCGAACACGACAAGGGCGGTTACTCCCAGGCGCGCTTCGAGCGGCTCCGACAGGAGCAGGTCGACGAGCACCTCGACCGCTGTCGTGAGGCGCTCGACTGCGCGGAGGCGGACCGGCTGATCCTGGTCGGCGAGCGAACGGTGCTGACCGAACTCCGGGACCTGGCGGACCACACCGCCGGCAGCGACGCGACCGGCGACCCGGAGGAGGCGCTCGACGACGCGTTCGAGGGGTTCTGGACCGCGACGCTCCACCTGCTCTGA
- the ppc gene encoding phosphoenolpyruvate carboxylase yields the protein MTSEERDVRQDVRELGDLLGRVVERQTSRTAFDAVEDVRLGSIDYRRGSAPSRATVRERLAGLDPETTRTVARAFATYFELVNVAEERERIRAVRRGEDAGTLPDGLSATVDALADVDNDVAARALEDIRVIPTFTAHPTEARRKTVKAKLRHVSEVLADLDERRLTDREVAALDDDLAAEVESLWATRQVRPRRPTPSDEARDVRWYLEETLFDVVSDAYDALEDAVDDAHPDVDVPEVLSFRSWAGSDRDGNPHVTPEVTSETLAVQRDAVLARYDEELAALSGAVSHEGSRLTHTDAFEDAVAAQRDAVPRPAADADERYPEEPYRRLVHLFRARLDRVDDLRPGGFDDPDELEDALAALAADLRANRQETVAAEHVDPLSRRVETFGFTLAALDLRDHQENHTETVEAVLEREGIDYADLDEADRVEVLTESILEESVGELDADGLSDTAARVCERFDALADWHAEYGAEAIDAYCISMTEEPSHVLEVLYLADLADVVSLPEHCELDVVPLLETASALGNAREILGTLVENDAYGAALDARGNVQEVMLGYSDSNKENGPLAAAWDLHRNARRLAEVADDVGVELRLFHGRGGSISRGGGPMNEALLALPPETATGEVKFTEQGEAIAEKYANPRVAERELEQMLDAQVRARLRTLTDEAPRPKEEWEAAMDVAGEGARDAYRDLLETDGFVRYFETATPITVIEDLNMGSRPASRSGERTVEDLRAIPWVFSWTQSRAILPGWYSVASGLDAYLDDGGDLDVLREMYEEWPFFRTTVDHIGLSLARTEPEIAAEYADLTPPELRERFFPEIEAEYERAVELIRKITGRESLLRREWLAESLEHRNPYVDPLNLLQVQLLARTHRTEAEERALRLTVKGIAAGMKNTG from the coding sequence ATGACTAGCGAAGAGCGCGACGTCCGACAGGACGTGCGTGAACTGGGCGACCTCCTCGGCCGAGTGGTGGAACGACAGACGTCGCGGACGGCGTTCGACGCCGTCGAGGACGTTCGACTGGGCTCGATCGACTACCGGCGCGGCTCCGCGCCGAGCAGGGCGACCGTCCGGGAGCGCCTGGCCGGGCTGGACCCGGAGACGACGCGCACGGTCGCACGGGCGTTCGCGACGTACTTCGAACTGGTGAACGTCGCCGAGGAGCGGGAACGCATCCGGGCGGTGCGTCGGGGGGAGGACGCCGGAACGCTCCCGGACGGGCTGAGCGCAACCGTGGACGCGCTGGCCGACGTGGACAACGACGTCGCGGCGCGGGCGCTCGAGGACATCCGTGTGATCCCGACGTTCACGGCCCACCCGACCGAGGCCCGCAGGAAGACGGTGAAGGCGAAGCTCCGCCACGTCTCGGAGGTGCTCGCCGACCTCGACGAGCGCCGGCTGACCGACCGCGAGGTCGCCGCGCTCGACGACGACCTGGCGGCCGAGGTCGAGTCGCTGTGGGCGACCCGGCAGGTTCGCCCGCGTCGACCGACCCCGTCCGACGAGGCGCGCGACGTGCGCTGGTACCTGGAGGAGACGCTGTTCGACGTGGTGAGCGACGCCTACGACGCGCTCGAGGACGCCGTCGACGACGCCCACCCCGACGTGGACGTGCCGGAGGTGCTCTCGTTCCGCTCGTGGGCAGGCAGCGACCGCGACGGCAACCCCCACGTCACCCCGGAGGTGACGAGCGAGACGCTCGCCGTCCAGCGCGACGCGGTGCTCGCGCGGTACGACGAGGAACTCGCGGCGCTCTCGGGTGCGGTGAGCCACGAGGGGAGCCGACTGACGCACACGGACGCGTTCGAGGACGCGGTCGCGGCCCAGCGCGACGCCGTTCCGCGACCCGCCGCGGACGCGGACGAGCGATATCCCGAGGAGCCGTACCGGCGGCTCGTCCACCTCTTCCGCGCGCGACTCGACCGGGTCGACGACCTCCGTCCCGGGGGGTTCGACGACCCCGACGAACTGGAGGACGCGCTCGCCGCGCTCGCGGCCGACCTCCGGGCGAACAGGCAGGAGACGGTCGCCGCCGAGCACGTCGACCCCCTCTCCCGCCGGGTGGAGACGTTCGGCTTCACGCTGGCGGCGCTCGACCTCCGGGACCACCAGGAGAACCACACCGAGACCGTCGAGGCCGTCCTCGAACGTGAGGGGATCGACTACGCCGACCTTGACGAGGCGGACCGCGTCGAGGTCCTCACCGAGTCGATACTGGAGGAGTCGGTGGGGGAACTCGACGCGGACGGCCTCTCGGACACCGCGGCCCGCGTCTGCGAGCGGTTCGACGCGCTCGCCGACTGGCACGCCGAGTACGGCGCCGAGGCGATCGACGCGTACTGCATCTCGATGACCGAGGAGCCGTCCCACGTCCTCGAGGTGCTCTACCTCGCCGACCTCGCCGACGTCGTCTCGCTGCCCGAACACTGCGAACTCGACGTCGTGCCGCTGCTGGAGACGGCCTCCGCGCTCGGCAACGCGCGGGAGATCCTCGGGACGCTCGTCGAGAACGACGCGTACGGCGCCGCACTCGACGCGCGCGGCAACGTCCAGGAGGTGATGCTCGGGTACTCCGACTCGAACAAGGAGAACGGCCCGCTCGCGGCGGCCTGGGACCTCCACCGGAACGCGCGACGGCTCGCGGAGGTCGCCGACGACGTGGGCGTGGAACTCAGGCTGTTCCACGGGCGCGGCGGCTCCATCTCGCGCGGCGGCGGCCCAATGAACGAGGCGCTGCTCGCGCTCCCGCCCGAGACGGCGACGGGCGAGGTGAAGTTCACCGAGCAGGGCGAGGCCATCGCGGAGAAGTACGCGAACCCCCGCGTCGCCGAGCGCGAACTCGAACAGATGCTCGACGCGCAGGTGCGCGCCCGCCTCCGGACGCTCACCGACGAGGCGCCCCGGCCGAAGGAGGAGTGGGAGGCCGCGATGGACGTGGCCGGCGAGGGCGCTCGCGACGCCTACCGGGACCTGCTGGAGACCGACGGGTTCGTGCGCTACTTCGAGACCGCGACGCCCATTACGGTGATCGAGGACCTGAACATGGGCTCACGGCCGGCTTCCCGGAGCGGCGAGCGGACCGTCGAGGACCTCCGGGCCATCCCCTGGGTGTTCTCGTGGACCCAGTCGCGCGCCATCCTCCCAGGCTGGTACTCGGTCGCGTCGGGGCTGGACGCGTATCTCGACGACGGCGGCGACCTCGACGTCCTCAGGGAGATGTACGAAGAGTGGCCGTTCTTCCGGACGACCGTCGACCACATCGGCCTCTCGCTCGCCCGGACCGAACCGGAGATCGCCGCCGAGTACGCCGACCTCACGCCCCCGGAACTCCGCGAGCGCTTCTTCCCCGAGATCGAGGCGGAGTACGAGCGGGCAGTGGAGCTGATCCGCAAGATCACGGGGCGCGAATCGCTCCTCCGCCGGGAGTGGCTCGCCGAGAGCCTCGAGCACCGGAACCCGTACGTCGACCCGCTGAACCTGCTCCAGGTGCAGTTGCTCGCACGAACCCACCGGACGGAGGCCGAGGAGCGGGCGCTACGGCTCACCGTGAAGGGCATCGCGGCCGGCATGAAGAACACGGGCTAG